From Equus quagga isolate Etosha38 unplaced genomic scaffold, UCLA_HA_Equagga_1.0 90251_RagTag, whole genome shotgun sequence:
CTGGGCGTTACGGGCCCCTGAACAGAGACTCACGGCCACAGACTTGAGCTGCTTCCCAGAAAACCAGCGCAGCTGCTCCAGGACACCTCTGAACACCTCTGTTTTGTAGGTAGGAAGCTGGGCAACTGCATCCAGCAGGGTCTTTTCCACACAGCTCAGGGGGCAGGAGGCTCCAAAGGAGATACCTGGGAACACACGCTCAGAATAACAGCGATTCCCTTCGCAGCTCAGAAAACCCTTTCACACACAGCTCCTATCAAGCTTTACAGCAACCTGAGTGAGGCTGAACCAGGTCTCACATCCTTATATGGGTAAAAACATTAAGTCCCAGAGAGGTTAATTTGTCCAatgccacacagctaataaaagaGCCAGGACTCAACCCCAGGTCTCTTGATCCTACAACCAGAGTGCTCTTTTCCCTAAAGCAGTAGTTCTTAACTCACTAAAATCAGATCTCTAAGAGCTAAGTcctggcattttttaaaaagcacccaaAAACTCCCCCAGCTTATCCCCTACCCCCATGAGCTATTGTAACAGTAGCCAGGATAGAGAACAACTACCAAAAACCCCACAGCCCTTGCAGCTGGCACCCTACCACGGATCCTCAGTGGAAGTAGGCAGTGAAGGAATGAGCCGCTTCCCCTGTGCAGGGTGGCTCCCGGAGCAGCAGGCGGCAGCAAAAGCCAAAGGGGAGGCTTTCTGGGGACCCGCCATCCCCCTCCGGGTAAGCGATTCCCAGTGTCCCAGCTCCTCTGTGGGCTCAGGCGAACCTCCTTACCTTCCTCTCCGTGCTCCACTGAGTTCATCTCGGGGATCCAGGCTGGACACACGATCAGAGGAAACAGCTTGTTCTTAAACTTCATCTCGATGCCTGGAAAGAAACGGAAGCCTGAGGTTGCAGGTGGTCCTTTATCCCCAGGG
This genomic window contains:
- the LOC124234566 gene encoding xanthine dehydrogenase/oxidase-like, producing the protein MASVLRSDGKNAAGCPGDKGPPATSGFRFFPGIEMKFKNKLFPLIVCPAWIPEMNSVEHGEEGISFGASCPLSCVEKTLLDAVAQLPTYKTEVFRGVLEQLRWFSGKQLKSVAVSLCSGARN